Proteins found in one Kangiella sediminilitoris genomic segment:
- a CDS encoding NADH-quinone oxidoreductase subunit D: MPEIRNYTVNFGPQHPAAHGVLRLILEMDGETVVRADPHVGLLHRATEKLAESKPFNQSIGYMDRLDYVSMMSNEHAYVMAIEKLMNITPPKRAQYIRVMFAEVTRILNHLMWLGAHALDIGAMTVFLYAFREREALMDAYEAVSGARMHATYFRPGGVYRDLPETMPQYQESAFTDKKKAEELNANRQGSLLDYLWDFTESFPQCIEDYESLLTENRIWKQRTVGVGIVQAERALQLGFSGPMLRGSGVAWDLRKKQPYEVYDELEFNIPLGKTGDCYDRYLVRMEEMRQSNKIVRQCIEWLRNNPGPVMLDNHKVTPPDRETMKHDMEALIHHFKLFTEGYCVPEGEGYAAVEHPKGEFGVYLVSDGANKPYRVKIRAAGFAHLSAMNEMVKGHMLADVVAVIGTQDIVFGEIDR, from the coding sequence ATGCCTGAGATTCGTAACTACACGGTCAACTTTGGGCCACAGCACCCAGCAGCGCATGGTGTCTTGCGTTTGATACTGGAAATGGACGGTGAAACAGTGGTTCGTGCTGATCCGCATGTTGGTTTATTGCACAGAGCGACAGAAAAGTTAGCAGAGAGTAAGCCTTTTAACCAGAGCATTGGTTATATGGATCGTCTGGATTACGTTTCCATGATGTCAAATGAGCATGCTTACGTGATGGCGATTGAGAAGCTAATGAACATCACACCGCCAAAGAGAGCTCAGTATATTCGAGTGATGTTTGCTGAGGTAACAAGAATTCTGAATCATTTGATGTGGTTGGGTGCTCACGCACTAGATATTGGTGCAATGACCGTCTTCCTGTACGCCTTCCGTGAGCGGGAGGCTTTGATGGATGCTTATGAGGCTGTCAGCGGTGCTCGAATGCACGCAACTTATTTCCGTCCAGGTGGAGTCTATCGAGATTTGCCAGAGACAATGCCGCAATATCAGGAATCAGCATTTACGGACAAGAAAAAAGCAGAAGAACTTAACGCAAACCGTCAGGGTTCACTGCTGGATTATCTATGGGATTTTACTGAATCTTTTCCACAGTGCATAGAAGATTATGAGAGCTTGTTAACTGAAAACAGAATTTGGAAACAGCGGACAGTTGGCGTTGGTATTGTTCAGGCAGAAAGAGCGCTACAGCTCGGTTTCTCGGGACCAATGCTGAGGGGTTCAGGTGTGGCATGGGACCTGCGTAAGAAACAACCATACGAAGTCTATGATGAACTGGAATTTAATATTCCGCTGGGTAAAACCGGTGACTGCTATGACCGTTATCTGGTCCGTATGGAAGAGATGCGCCAGTCCAATAAGATTGTACGCCAATGCATTGAGTGGTTACGAAACAACCCTGGACCAGTGATGCTGGATAATCACAAAGTAACTCCCCCAGATCGTGAAACAATGAAACATGATATGGAAGCCCTAATTCATCACTTTAAACTTTTCACTGAGGGATACTGTGTTCCTGAGGGTGAGGGTTATGCTGCGGTGGAGCATCCGAAGGGTGAGTTTGGAGTCTATTTGGTATCGGACGGGGCTAATAAGCCTTATCGGGTAAAAATACGTGCGGCCGGCTTTGCACATTTGTCAGCGATGAACGAAATGGTGAAAGGGCATATGCTGGCGGATGTGGTAGCTGTAATTGGTACGCAAGATATCGTTTTTGGCGAAATTGATCGTTAG
- a CDS encoding NADH-quinone oxidoreductase subunit C: MVVRLPVPEALLKQLGEVFEDALVSCEEALGEITIEIGKDDLLSVMTRLRDHDDLAFEQLIDLTVVDYLTYGQDEWATTEATSSGFSRGQESSQQQRQVWQRERFAVVYHLLSISRNQRLRVKCFVKENRTTIPSVISIWASANWYEREAFDLFGILFTGHPDLRRIMTDYGFVGHPFRKDFPLIGNVELRFDAKQNRCVYEPVSIEPRVLVPRVIRKQKDETIYVAAPEGGSKDA, encoded by the coding sequence ATGGTAGTGAGGTTGCCAGTGCCTGAAGCATTACTGAAGCAGCTAGGAGAAGTATTTGAAGATGCTCTTGTATCTTGTGAGGAAGCTTTAGGAGAAATCACTATAGAGATAGGCAAGGATGATTTGCTCAGCGTAATGACACGGCTAAGAGATCACGACGATCTCGCTTTTGAGCAGTTAATTGATTTGACTGTGGTGGACTATCTGACCTATGGACAGGATGAGTGGGCAACGACGGAAGCGACAAGCTCGGGATTTAGCCGTGGACAAGAATCGTCACAGCAACAGAGGCAGGTCTGGCAAAGGGAACGCTTTGCAGTGGTGTATCACCTGCTGTCTATTTCACGGAACCAACGCTTAAGAGTTAAGTGTTTTGTTAAAGAAAATAGGACCACCATACCATCTGTTATTTCTATCTGGGCCTCGGCTAACTGGTACGAAAGAGAGGCTTTTGACTTATTTGGCATACTCTTCACGGGGCATCCGGACTTACGCCGAATTATGACTGATTATGGTTTTGTCGGTCATCCTTTCAGGAAAGACTTCCCCTTAATTGGTAACGTCGAATTACGCTTTGATGCGAAGCAAAATCGTTGCGTCTACGAACCAGTTTCGATTGAACCAAGAGTATTGGTGCCGCGCGTCATCCGAAAGCAGAAAGATGAAACCATCTACGTTGCAGCCCCGGAGGGAGGAAGCAAAGATGCCTGA
- a CDS encoding NuoB/complex I 20 kDa subunit family protein has product MGLEEKLNSDGFVTTSIQDLLDWARTGSMWPVTFGLACCAVEMMHAGAARYDMDRFGVIFRPSPRQSDVMIVAGTLTNKMAPALRRVYEQMPEPKWVISMGSCANGGGYYHYSYSVVRGCDRIIPVDIYVPGCPPTAEALLYGIIQLQNKIKRQTVIARDSRKKKKNSIENGSEVASA; this is encoded by the coding sequence ATGGGATTAGAGGAAAAACTCAATAGCGACGGATTTGTAACGACCAGTATCCAGGATTTGCTGGACTGGGCACGTACAGGTTCGATGTGGCCAGTAACATTTGGTTTAGCCTGTTGCGCTGTGGAAATGATGCACGCTGGAGCAGCCCGCTATGATATGGATCGGTTCGGAGTGATATTTCGCCCTAGCCCAAGGCAGTCAGATGTCATGATTGTGGCTGGTACTCTTACCAATAAAATGGCTCCTGCCTTACGCCGAGTGTATGAGCAGATGCCCGAGCCGAAGTGGGTTATCTCAATGGGTTCCTGTGCAAACGGTGGCGGTTATTATCACTACTCATACTCCGTTGTGCGAGGTTGTGATCGAATCATACCCGTTGATATCTACGTACCAGGTTGTCCGCCCACAGCTGAAGCGCTCTTGTATGGCATTATTCAGCTGCAAAATAAAATTAAGCGCCAGACTGTAATCGCACGTGACTCACGTAAGAAAAAAAAGAACTCCATAGAAAATGGTAGTGAGGTTGCCAGTGCCTGA
- the ndhC gene encoding NADH-quinone oxidoreductase subunit A, with amino-acid sequence MIEQYAPILVFILIGLLFGVGLLLVGYFASPTKPSEAKGKPFECGFDAFEDSRMKFDVRFYLVAILFIIFDLEIAFLFPWAVVLDDIGWFGLTTMGIFLLLLLVGFAYEWKKGALEWE; translated from the coding sequence ATGATAGAACAATACGCACCTATTCTAGTGTTCATTCTGATTGGGTTACTATTCGGAGTTGGTTTGCTGTTAGTCGGGTACTTCGCTAGCCCTACCAAGCCAAGTGAAGCCAAAGGGAAACCGTTTGAATGCGGCTTTGATGCCTTTGAAGACTCCAGAATGAAGTTTGATGTACGGTTTTATCTAGTAGCAATTCTCTTCATTATTTTCGATCTCGAGATCGCATTTCTTTTTCCATGGGCCGTAGTTCTGGATGATATCGGATGGTTTGGATTGACCACAATGGGAATATTTTTATTGTTGTTGTTGGTTGGCTTTGCCTATGAGTGGAAAAAAGGTGCCTTGGAGTGGGAGTAA
- a CDS encoding HD-GYP domain-containing protein has translation MTIGNHGGLTVFDSIRSFFSRSSEKENRQSSAPRPVVSHKFEKKKIPVSRLAMGMTVVQLDRPWTDVPVQFQEVTLSSEDDIRMLKKYCQHVYIDHHSYTTIYADQLLSRERRPIYKKPDLSPKEASQRLRDELPRAKATFDRSRKHIAKLMQDVQHDSKIDIEGSKQIVSSCVDSILNNETALFWLSKIKHRDEYTSEHCVRVGILAIAFGKHLQLPRKELELLGMCGILHDVGKMKVPQHILNKPGKLTDDEFKILKEHTVLGYVFLREHGGIDEQVCTAAYNHHERMHGNGYPRQLEPELLSQYDRIIAIIDSYDAMISNRCYRNGMSPSKALSELYKGQGKLYDDELIQHFIQMVGVYPVGSLVELSSGQVGVVLSVNPDNKLAPVVEIITDANKQRVKPVAVDLSKQLIDKTGQPLKILHTLADHQVNLDFEEFIRAAAA, from the coding sequence ATGACTATAGGAAATCATGGAGGATTGACAGTGTTTGACTCAATAAGGAGCTTTTTTAGCAGGTCATCAGAGAAAGAAAACAGGCAGTCATCTGCACCACGTCCTGTGGTCTCACATAAATTTGAAAAGAAAAAAATTCCCGTATCCAGGTTGGCTATGGGTATGACGGTTGTTCAACTTGATCGCCCATGGACAGATGTTCCAGTTCAATTTCAGGAAGTCACTCTATCTTCAGAAGATGATATCCGTATGCTCAAGAAATACTGTCAGCATGTCTATATTGACCACCACTCATATACCACCATTTATGCCGATCAGCTACTCAGTCGCGAACGTAGACCTATCTATAAGAAACCTGATCTTTCCCCCAAAGAAGCCAGTCAAAGGTTAAGGGACGAGCTACCTAGGGCAAAGGCAACTTTTGACAGGTCCAGAAAACATATCGCCAAATTAATGCAGGATGTCCAGCACGACAGTAAAATTGATATTGAAGGGTCTAAACAGATAGTGTCCAGCTGTGTTGACAGCATTTTAAATAATGAAACTGCTCTATTCTGGCTTTCTAAGATAAAACATCGCGATGAATATACATCTGAGCATTGCGTTCGAGTAGGAATACTCGCCATTGCCTTTGGCAAGCATCTGCAACTTCCCAGGAAAGAGCTGGAGTTACTTGGAATGTGTGGCATTCTTCACGATGTAGGAAAAATGAAAGTCCCCCAACATATTCTCAATAAGCCTGGCAAACTGACCGATGACGAGTTCAAGATTTTGAAAGAACATACTGTCCTGGGTTATGTCTTCCTACGGGAACACGGAGGCATTGATGAACAGGTTTGTACAGCTGCCTACAATCACCATGAAAGGATGCACGGTAATGGCTATCCTCGACAGCTAGAGCCTGAGTTACTTTCGCAATATGATCGCATTATAGCCATTATTGACAGTTACGACGCTATGATCAGTAATCGCTGTTACCGGAACGGGATGTCTCCGTCCAAAGCACTCTCAGAATTATATAAAGGACAGGGAAAGCTGTACGACGACGAACTGATACAGCATTTTATCCAGATGGTTGGTGTCTACCCCGTTGGTAGTCTTGTTGAACTGAGCTCTGGACAGGTGGGAGTCGTCCTATCGGTTAACCCAGACAATAAACTCGCTCCGGTTGTTGAAATTATCACCGATGCAAATAAACAACGAGTTA